cgcaataatcaccataaacttttaaattcaacatctttgacaaaacagaaagttatcgaattttaataatggatgtTCCTTCCTCTAGATCTGATGAATgcttgcatacgatctggcatgctctggatcgtgttttttatctccacctgggagatctcctcccaggcagctaccagcgcggttttcagttcactaaaagtccgtggtgggttacgacttgcttggacctgtcttgTTTGgacatgttccagacatgttctacaggattcatggctgggtttcttgcaggtcagtccaatttttgaataccgacctcgaacaagtaatcggttactcaaagagctgcgtgaggtcgagcattgtcctgcattatacgaaattcttcacttcctatgaatccctgacagggtaaaacatgatttagaaGGATCTCTttaatataccgcactgttgtcagacgactttcgacaaccaataattcagtaggGGTTCTAAACTTCTGCCTcgacaaaccaagatggacccaccatgaaaaccgactgtttgcttggtagtggtgggaagaaaccattctccgcgctttcCCCATCcacgttcacggccgtctgAAGCTCTTaggacgactctgcattcatcggtccataaaattttactccattagtcatgcgtccaatttgcatgttctcttgcaaacctaagtctggctacgcgatggtgcgggaggagtcccgggcctcgagttggtctttgAGCACGCACATCCCGTTCCTCTATCCTTCTTCTTGTTGTgcacttacggacgttgacttctcttgctgtttgcaaaggctggcgtatctctaacgcagtgagaaaccgatttttcataattgcacgtacgataaatcggtcgtcgtgcgctgacgaacaccttacaccccactttctggtcttcttgtgtaaaggccagtctggtcatgcattttttatgcatatctttcacttatacgcggtgcacttaaagtttcaaccatcttccactgcgtacgcccttgacgtcttagcaacactacttgagcaacttgagctgcagtaagggtaattttcagatcaaattgtgaaaaaaagagaaacaaaaaacgatcataatcattactACTTGCTTATCGCTAGGcctagtaaaaataaaataaaaagctgttttttatttattaattaagaagTACTTACTAATAGCAGCCTCACTAGATAGTGTGGGCTCCACAGCCCCTGCAGCAGGCATCTGCTCCACAGCCCCTGCAGCAGGCatctgctccacagcctctgcagcaggcatctgctccacagcctctgcagcaggcgtctgctccacagcctctgcagcaggcaTCTGCTCCACAGGCTGTGTCCCCTCTAGAAGGCTGTCGTCAAGCCATTCAACCTCCATTATCTGCTCATCATAAGTAGAGGTTGAGGGCTTAGGAGGCACCGGAGGCTGTGAGGTGTGTACAGCCACAGCTCCAGACATTGATGGCTGGGAAGTTGGTGGGTCACCAAGTGACAATATCtgaagaaataattttcttttcaatatgcGTAAAGAAACCACATAACATCCTGACAAATAAAGTAGTAGTTTCAATGAAGCGGATGacactgttactgttacagcctttttatcgtcccactgctgggcacaggcctcctctcacacggagaaggattaagcggatgacaataaaacttaaattatatttatatgaaattaaactAACATCAATGGGCAAGCGCACACCAGGCAATCCCTCAACCACAACAGGGCCTAACAAAGCCAGCACCTTTTCCTCTATATAGTTAAGAGGGACCAGCCTGTTAGGGCCTCCACCAGTCGCAGATGTGCTCCTCCGCATGTCTGCAGCTTTTCCtttagtttttgctttgaaCTCTATCCAAtacttgacaaaaaaaaacagttactgGTTAGTTACACATGCAAACAATGTTATATTCATTCAGTGacaaaaacttagaaaaagcaaaataaaaaaagttatcaatGAGTTACTATTAAGTTTTACAGATGCAAAGTAAGTATCCAAAATTAAAAGCAAGTGAATATTATGAGATATAGTCGTGCCACCATACAAACATGCTAAAGtgctgttttttaaataaagaagtaaACGTACTCGGCGCCATTGGTCCGGCGTTTTAGTGGCTCCGCTGCCGACACAGTTAAGTGCCACCGAAATTGACCGCCATGCTTCTCGAGTGTCCCGCACTCCTGAGGACCTGGCGGAAAGCGGCCCAACGCTATGTCGCGATGGGAATGCGCAAACTCTAGAAGCAGCTCCATTTGCCTCAGTGACACTTTCCTGCGTCCTGGCATTTtaaacctaaataataataaaatggtgTATCAATTATTGCTTTGCATGCAAAACAGGAATTTAAGTTGTTTAATTCACAATAACTACAATACTCACAATGTTCTcagttaaaatattgttcaacCACACGGAACTTTAGACACCAAGTTCACACACAATAGAAAGCAAATACTGAATTTTACCGAGACagattgtttttaaatgtataaCACGCTGAAAATAAAGCGTTCTCTCAAACGTAGTAATGTAATGCTAATAAGGTATTTCCACCTTAGCAGTATAATAGTCGATAAAAACTAGAGTTGTCAAGAGTACCCCTGATAGTCACCATAGTTTTTACGTTAAGCACCGTGAAAAGATATCCACTGATGTCCACTTCATGCGATACTAAATACCGATGTTTTGGAATTGTCAGTTGACATCAAAGTTCGGTTGACAACTGAGGCCAGTTGACAGCTGAAAATCcgaaagttagcgaataaggGTACTGATAGTAAAGTTAAGCCTGAATTGTTAATAGGGCAagataattatgatttaattgcgccaattgtttgtaaaaatTATAAGTCGAGCGGGCCGTTTATCACGCAAACATCCGTACGAATCGAACACGAATCTAGAATGTTATTGTGTCGCTGGCTTATGGAACATCCAACCACCAACATTCTCTGGACCGATGAGTCCACATTCACCCGAGTTGGGATGTTCAATATCCATAACGCTGAAGAAATCTCAAGGTTAGATATAATACGTGCAGCATCACCCTCTAGGTATGACACTAAGTAATGAAATTTGTGTATGTCTTGAATGCGATCATTTTTGTGAATCAGACTGACATATGTGTCCCTAAACTCCAACCAACGGAAATGTGAACCGTTAatattcgaaatttgaatttgagTTAAACGAAAACCAATGTTTTGATGATCAGAGTCCGCATGGATCATGACAGATTGACGACGCTTACTATCATCATCAGTCGTGTATTTTTGTAACTCAGTCTTGGCTATAGCAATATATTGATCAATATCATGCTCGATGCGTTCCCTCTCATCAAGTTCTGAGTCAATATTTGAAGAATTAACAACCTCAATCTCATTCTGTATATTGTCAAACCTTGTCGATAATCCTtgaaatttttgtaattttaaatctaaTTCTGCAGGTTGTAttgtaacgggtgatttttttgctggtatctttttggcaacactgtttttggtagatcacgcgtgaatcgtgtcttgtgtcattgtgaaacttgttcagtatggtctataatttaaccatgaatcaacttacgaacgaacaacgcttgcaaattattgaattttactatcaaagacgacaatggccgaaacgttactgtgaatggcgagcgctaccgtgtgatgattggcgattttttttttgcccaaaatggaagaattggacatgcctgacatgtggtatcaacaagacggtgccacatgccacacggcacgcgaaacaatggcctaattgagagcaggcttcgg
The DNA window shown above is from Helicoverpa armigera isolate CAAS_96S chromosome 25, ASM3070526v1, whole genome shotgun sequence and carries:
- the LOC135118716 gene encoding uncharacterized protein LOC135118716; this encodes MRRSTSATGGGPNRLVPLNYIEEKVLALLGPVVVEGLPGVRLPIDILSLGDPPTSQPSMSGAVAVHTSQPPVPPKPSTSTYDEQIMEVEWLDDSLLEGTQPVEQMPAAEAVEQTPAAEAVEQMPAAEAVEQMPAAGAVEQMPAAGAVEPTLSSEAAISKYFLINK